The Agromyces mangrovi genome contains a region encoding:
- a CDS encoding DNA-3-methyladenine glycosylase, with translation MIPATRAALAVDALELAPLLLGAELTHHGEGGAVTVRLTEVEAYRGEADPGSHAFRGRTPRNAVMFGEAGHLYAYFTYGMHVCINVVCGVEGVASAVLLRAGEVVEGLETARMRRSSARTDRDLARGPARLASALGVPLAANRADLLAAPFALRLPDAPVSHLAGPRVGVSGAGGGVRYPWRFRVPDDPTVSAYRRHPKSHD, from the coding sequence CTGATCCCGGCCACCCGCGCCGCGCTCGCGGTCGACGCGCTCGAGCTAGCGCCGCTGCTGCTCGGCGCGGAGCTGACGCACCACGGTGAGGGCGGCGCGGTGACGGTGCGCCTCACCGAGGTCGAGGCGTACCGCGGCGAGGCCGACCCCGGCTCGCACGCGTTCCGCGGCCGCACGCCGCGCAACGCAGTGATGTTCGGCGAGGCCGGCCACCTCTACGCGTACTTCACCTACGGCATGCACGTCTGCATCAACGTCGTCTGCGGCGTCGAGGGCGTCGCCTCTGCGGTGCTGCTGCGCGCCGGCGAGGTGGTCGAGGGGCTCGAGACGGCACGGATGCGGCGGAGCTCCGCCCGCACCGACCGCGACCTGGCCCGCGGGCCGGCGCGTCTGGCGTCCGCGCTGGGCGTGCCGCTCGCCGCGAACCGCGCCGACCTGCTCGCCGCCCCCTTCGCGCTGCGCCTGCCCGATGCGCCGGTCTCGCATCTGGCCGGCCCGCGCGTCGGCGTATCCGGCGCGGGCGGCGGCGTGCGCTACCCATGGCGGTTCCGCGTGCCTGACGACCCGACGGTGTCGGCATACCGGCGGCATCCGAAGTCGCACGACTGA